The sequence ACCGACTCACTGACTCACCGACTCACCGACTCACCGATGAACGCGGAGTGGCCGCCGCCGCATTCTGGCGACGCGCGCACGCCTTTTTCTCCACGCCCGGCGTAACCCTTGAAAGGGCCCCTGACCGACAGCGGCTCCCGCTCTCGGTCCCTACAGTTCGGCCGGGCTTCGAATGACCGTGCGGGCAACCTGCGAGCCGTACATCTAGGCTGCGGGCATGACCGAGACCCATACCCCGAGCCCGACACCACGCGAAGCCTTCGAACTGCTGCTGGCCGGTAACCGGCGCTTCGTGGCCGACACCCCCGAGCACCCCAACCAGGACGTCGCCCGCCGCACCGAGACCGCACCGTCCCAGCAGCCCTTCGCCGTGCTGTTCGGCTGCTCCGACTCCCGGCTGGCCGCCGAGATCATTTTCGACCGCGGCCTGGGCGACCTGTTCGTGGTCCGCACCGCGGGCCACGTCATGGGACCCGAGGTGCTGGGCAGCATCGAATTCGGCGTGGACGTACTGGGCTGCCCGCTGATCGTGGTTCTGGGCCACGACTCGTGCGGGGCGGTGGGCGCGGCGTGCGCCGCGCTGCAGAACGGCATGACGCCGGCCGGATACGTCCGGGACGTCGTCGAACGGGTGACCCCGAGCGTGCTGGCCGCGCACGCCGCCGGACAGGTCGAACCCGAGGAGATCCTCGCCACGCACATAGGGCACACCGTCGACCTGCTGCTCGACCGGTCCCGGGTCCTCGCCGAGAAGGTCGCTGCGGGCCGGGCCGCCGTGGTGGGCCTGCGCTACCGCCTGGCGGACGGCAGCGCGCACCTCGTCACCTCCCGAGGACTCGACATGCCGGTGTCCAGCGCCACCTGATCTCCGCCGGCCGTGCGGACGCGGGGGAGGCACGCCGCCCCTCCTGCGTCCCGACGACGTCCCGACACTCCCGCAACCGGCCGCCCGCAGCGGGAACGGCTCGCTGAAACACGGAGTCTGTATCGGTCACACGGTGGATCGCGGCCCCGCGGCGCGGCGCAGCCGATTGGCGATCGCCAGTCCCAGCCCCTCCTCCGCCGGCAAGGACGCGAAGATCAGGTCGCACCCCTGCTCGTCGAACCCACGCAGGAACCCGTACAGCTCGCGTGCGTACGCGGCCGTCGAACGGGGGACGGGCACCACGGCGTGCACCTTGGCCACGGCACCGGCGGACGAGGCCGGGAGGAAGACGCCTACCTGGTGCCCCGCCTCCTGCGCCAGCTCCGCTTCGGCGAGCACCTTCTCCGGCTCGACGAGGACGACGCGCGCCCGTGGCGCGTAGTGCGACGGGTGCTGGCCGGGCACCCGCACGCGGCTCGACGAGGGGACTTCGAACGGGCACCCCACAACCGCTTCGAGTTCCTCGCGCGTCACCCCGCCCGGCCGGAGGATGCTCGGCGTATCGCCCGTGACGTCGACGATGGTCGACTCGACGCCGACCGCGCAGGGGCCGCCTTCCAGCACGAAGTCGACCGCGCTGCCGAGCTCGGCACGGACATGGTCCGTCGTGGTGGGGCTGACCGAGCCGAACCGGTTGGCGGACGGGGCCGTGACCCCACCGCCGAAGGCCGCCAGCAGGGCCAGTGCGACCGGGTGGTCGGGTACGCGCACGGCCACCGTGTCAAGACCACCGGTCGCCTCCAGAGGCACCCGGCGACCGCGCCGCAGCACCAGGGTGAGCGGCCCCGGCCACAGGTGCTCGGCCAGCAGACGCGCCGCCGCAGGCACGTCCTGGACCCAGTCGTCCAGCAGATCGGCGTGGCCGATGTGGACGATCAGAGGGTGGGTGGGCGGCCGTCCCTTGACCTGGAAGATGCGGGCGACGGCGGCGGGGTCCTCGGCGTTGGCGCCCAGGCCGTAGACGGTCTCGGTCGGGAGGGCGACCAGCCCCCCGGCACGCAGCACACCGGCCGCCTGCTCGATGTCACTGGTTCTTGCTGTCACCCGCACAATCCTAGGAGCAGAAAGTCCGGCACTGCCCCGATCCGGCTCGGACCAGCGCGGTCCCCCTCCGAGGCGGCCGTTGGACTGCCGGGACAGGCGCCGATGGCGTGGACGACGCCGTTCAACGATTGACGAGCTGACGGGGGTTTTCATCCACCGGGTGGAGGACGCCACCCGGCTACCCGCCCAACTCGGTCGAACCTGCGAACAGGATCGGCGCTGTCCTGTACCCCTCCGAGAGCGGGTGAGGGCTCGCGCCTCGCGACCCCCGGGCCGACCCGGACGCGTGCGCCGACGAGGAGCGATCGCCCCCCGCTCCCCGCTCGTGATCCGTTGCCGTCCGCCCCCGTACACCGCGTCGGCGGCGTGCCGCGTCGCGCGACAACTCTCGACCCACGGCGGTCGGCCGTCACTTGGGCGATTCGGCCGTTCTTCCGCGGGGATCCGTCCGGCACTCGCCGAGCGGCCGCCCGGGTCGCCGCCGGGAGACGTGCGCGGACGGACTCGGGGTATCCGAACCCAGGTAGGGGCCCCTGTGAGCATCTGTTGCCATTTGACAATAATGGTCTTGGGGCAAGAAAGTGACCGTGTCGAGCCGCACGGGGAAGGGCGGGGAATGTTCCGGTGGGCGGAGGTTGCTCCGTGCGGTGGTCGCCGACGTTCTGCGGCGTCGGGAGATCCGGTGGGGCGCTCCGGTGTTCGGGCGGCCCGGCCGTCCGCTCAGGCCGTCCGGCCGTCCGACCGCTCGGCCGGGTCGTGCATCTGCGATGCCGCCGCGCGGCAGAACGCCTCCAGGCCCTCCAGCAGCGCCGTTCGCTTGCCCGCGGGCATGAGGGCCAGGACCGCCTCCAGCTCCTTCTCCCTGCGCGCGCGCAGGTCCACCAGGAAGGCCCGGCCCTTGGAGCTGAGGTGCAGGCGCACTTCGCGCCGGTTGACCGCGCTTATCACGCGTTCGACGAGGCCGGCGGCGACCAGGCGGTCGCACAGCCTGCTGGTGGACGGAGGCGTGGAGGCGAGGGCGTCGCTGAGTGTGCGCAGGTTGATACCGTCCTGGTGCTCCAGGGTCAGCAGCACCCGCATCTGGGATGCCGACGCCGGAGCGGTGGAGGCCCGGCCCCACAGGACTTCCAGCAACTCTCCAGCCGTCGCGGTCACACGGGCGACCTCGACGGGCTCCGGGCGGGGGCGGAAAGCAGCCACTGTCACACTCTCGCAGGCACTGGGACGGCCGCCAGCCTACTAGGCGCCCGCAGTAGCTGGAGAGCTTTGGCCGGCCCGGGCGGCTCGACCCGGCTGAATCGTATGACCTCCTCACGTGAGCAGGCTGTTGAGTCTCCGTCGGAAGAGTGGTGTTTTTACCATCGTGAACAGATTTGTGACCGCCGAGCGCGCGCTGCGCACGGCGGCACCCCACGGTTTGCTCGACGCTGTCCGTCGGGTGCTGGCCGATCAGTACGCCGCGGAGTCGGTGGAGCTGTTCATGGCCGACTACGGCCTGACGGTGCTTCAGCCGGTCTCGGTGCTGCCGCACGTCAGGAACCCGGTCTCCGTGCACAACAGCGTCGCGGGCCGGGCTTTCAGCGCTCAGGAAGCGGTCGTCGAGGCCCGTGCCGACCGGCGCGTGCGGGTACAC is a genomic window of Streptomyces sp. WP-1 containing:
- a CDS encoding carbonic anhydrase, producing MTETHTPSPTPREAFELLLAGNRRFVADTPEHPNQDVARRTETAPSQQPFAVLFGCSDSRLAAEIIFDRGLGDLFVVRTAGHVMGPEVLGSIEFGVDVLGCPLIVVLGHDSCGAVGAACAALQNGMTPAGYVRDVVERVTPSVLAAHAAGQVEPEEILATHIGHTVDLLLDRSRVLAEKVAAGRAAVVGLRYRLADGSAHLVTSRGLDMPVSSAT
- a CDS encoding L-threonylcarbamoyladenylate synthase, with the translated sequence MTARTSDIEQAAGVLRAGGLVALPTETVYGLGANAEDPAAVARIFQVKGRPPTHPLIVHIGHADLLDDWVQDVPAAARLLAEHLWPGPLTLVLRRGRRVPLEATGGLDTVAVRVPDHPVALALLAAFGGGVTAPSANRFGSVSPTTTDHVRAELGSAVDFVLEGGPCAVGVESTIVDVTGDTPSILRPGGVTREELEAVVGCPFEVPSSSRVRVPGQHPSHYAPRARVVLVEPEKVLAEAELAQEAGHQVGVFLPASSAGAVAKVHAVVPVPRSTAAYARELYGFLRGFDEQGCDLIFASLPAEEGLGLAIANRLRRAAGPRSTV
- a CDS encoding MarR family winged helix-turn-helix transcriptional regulator; the protein is MTVAAFRPRPEPVEVARVTATAGELLEVLWGRASTAPASASQMRVLLTLEHQDGINLRTLSDALASTPPSTSRLCDRLVAAGLVERVISAVNRREVRLHLSSKGRAFLVDLRARREKELEAVLALMPAGKRTALLEGLEAFCRAAASQMHDPAERSDGRTA